From the genome of Chelmon rostratus isolate fCheRos1 chromosome 1, fCheRos1.pri, whole genome shotgun sequence, one region includes:
- the si:ch211-210p4.6 gene encoding malignant fibrous histiocytoma-amplified sequence 1 homolog isoform X2, which produces MASGHGNSWEQWDLSGQKLKSLPQDLVTHVTCVDLQRNKLKRVTGISRFTRLMELNLSRNKIVEISLEMHNLHTLETLYLNQNNIRSIPEGIFPRLRRLKFLNISANRLARLPSDINQCTSITYLDLSKNCLQNIQPLVGLPNLKELFVEKNLLSELPSQLFQNSSCELMVCKATGNPLRCPPEEVCAGGVKDIQSYFLQMEENPNTCSSWTVKTMFLGSSMAGKSTLCRSLREGKPVTMAVEDRTQGIEISQLYTQEVRFLFWDFAGQEEYYLTHHVFITPRALVILTIDLSSYSIVDPHSFKDQLCFWINNIQLRVPDSVVLLVGTHCDQCRDQEEVMDKKRDIEEKVKTMLANRRVVLKHQKKNLEENKDLFLFTDQLDKLDCLLEYNLKVLDLVAIDCTKSEDIAKLRSHILTCIQSERVFLCSESILPKSYEEVEQAIHILVALDEIPQHGIVLLDELSDLILNHVKLSRESLHSILRFLLRYLHRIGVIIWYEDIRVLSDRVFIQPSFLISMFKTIVRHDLVQQLEGISRDLLMQEGALVKQKFTWVDDLRCKGILHNAAMRILLRRELEKLVEDDDDLVGEVVGTKREEGMILTLLQHFEVCLPALVRSPLNPQAPEFIPGEKQWESAGEAKRDPDGACLFPIYLKDDLIVCHKWG; this is translated from the exons ATGGCCTCTGGACATG GAAACAGCTGGGAGCAGTGGGACCTGTCAGGACAGAAACTGAAGTCCCTTCCTCAGGACCTTGTAACACATGTTACATGTGTGGATTTACAGAGGAACAAACTGAAACGGGTCACCGGTATCTCCCGATTCACCCGCCTGATGGAGCTTAATCTCTCCAGGAACAAGATAGTGGAGATTTCTCTGGAAATGCACAACCTGCACACACTAGAGACACTCTACCTTAACCAGAACAACATCAGATCCATTCCAGAGGGAATCTTCCCACGTCTTAGGAGGTTAAAGTTCTTAAATATCAGTGCTAATCGCTTGGCCAGGCTTCCCTCAGATATAAACCAGTGCACCAGTATCACCTACCTGGACCTTTCCAAGAACTGCCTGCAAAACATCCAACCACTAGTTGGTCTCCCAAATTTGAAAGAGCTTTTTGTTGAGAAGAATCTACTGTCCGAGCTCCCGTCCCAGCTGTtccaaaacagcagctgtgagctgATGGTGTGCAAGGCCACGGGGAACCCACTGAGGTGCCCACCAGAGGAGGTCTGTGCTGGAGGGGTCAAGGACATCCAGAGCTACTTCCTCCAAATGGAGGAGAACCCAAACACATGCAGTTCCTGGACAGTGAAGACCATGTTCCTGGGCTCCTCCATGGCAGGGAAGTCCACACTCTGCCGCAGCCTGAGGGAAGGGAAGCCTGTGACCATGGCAGTGGAGGACCGGACACAGGGAATTGAAATCAGCCAACTCTACACCCAAGAAGTCCGTTTCCTTTTCTGGGACTTTGCAGGGCAGGAGGAGTACTACCTGACACACCATGTCTTCATCACACCACGAGCCCTTGTCATCCTCACCATTGATTTATCCAG CTACAGCATTGTAGACCCACATTCTTTCAAAGACCAACTGTGCTTCTGGATAAACAACATACAGCTGCGTGTGCCAGACTCTGTGGTCCTGCTGGTGGGAACACACTGCGACCAGTGCAGAGaccaggaggaggtgatggacaAGAAGAGAGACATAGAGGAGAAGGTCAAAACCATGTTGGCAAACAGAAGGGTGGTTTTAAAACACCAGAAGAAAAAcctggaagaaaacaaagaccTCTTTCTCTTTACGGACCAGCTGGACAAGCTGGACTGTCTTTTGGAATACAATCTGAAG GTTCTGGATCTTGTAGCCATTGACTGCACAAAGTCGGAGGATATTGCAAAACTCAGGAGTCATATTTTGACATGCATTCAGTCAGAGAGAGTGTTCCTTTGTTCTGAGAGCATCTTACCCAAAAGTTACGAAGAGGTGGAGCAAGCCATTCATATACTTGTTGCACTAGACGAAATTCCCCAACATG GTATTGTTCTTCTTGACGAACTGAGTGATTTAATTCTCAACCATGTTAAACTGAGCAGAGAGAGTCTCCACTCTATCTTGCGATTCCTCTTGCGATATCTGCACCGGATCGGCGTGATCATTTGGTACGAAGACATCCGTGTACTCAGTGACAGAGTGTTTATCCAGCCATCGTTCCTCATCTCAATGTTCAAG ACCATTGTGAGACATGATctggtgcagcagctggaggggaTCTCCAGAGACCTTCTCATGCAGGAGGGGGCTCTGGTGAAACAGAAGTTCACCTGGGTGGATGACTTGAGGTGCAAAGGCATCCTGCACAACGCAGCAATGCGCATCTTGCTGCGCAGAGAGTTGGAGAAACTGGTGGAGGACGATGACGACTTGGTCGGAGAGGTGGTGGGAACCAAAAGGGAGGAAGGCATGATCCTCACCCTGCTGCAGCACTTTGAGGTCTGCCTCCCAGCTCTCGTTAGAAGTCCTCTGAACCCTCAAGCGCCAGAGTTCATCCCTGGTGAGAAACAATGGGAGTCAGCCGGGGAAGCCAAGAGAGATCCAGATGGAGCCTGCCTCTTCCCCATCTACCTGAAGGACGACCTCATAGTGTGCCACAAGTGGG GGTGA
- the si:ch211-210p4.6 gene encoding malignant fibrous histiocytoma-amplified sequence 1 homolog isoform X1, protein MASGHGNSWEQWDLSGQKLKSLPQDLVTHVTCVDLQRNKLKRVTGISRFTRLMELNLSRNKIVEISLEMHNLHTLETLYLNQNNIRSIPEGIFPRLRRLKFLNISANRLARLPSDINQCTSITYLDLSKNCLQNIQPLVGLPNLKELFVEKNLLSELPSQLFQNSSCELMVCKATGNPLRCPPEEVCAGGVKDIQSYFLQMEENPNTCSSWTVKTMFLGSSMAGKSTLCRSLREGKPVTMAVEDRTQGIEISQLYTQEVRFLFWDFAGQEEYYLTHHVFITPRALVILTIDLSSYSIVDPHSFKDQLCFWINNIQLRVPDSVVLLVGTHCDQCRDQEEVMDKKRDIEEKVKTMLANRRVVLKHQKKNLEENKDLFLFTDQLDKLDCLLEYNLKVLDLVAIDCTKSEDIAKLRSHILTCIQSERVFLCSESILPKSYEEVEQAIHILVALDEIPQHGIVLLDELSDLILNHVKLSRESLHSILRFLLRYLHRIGVIIWYEDIRVLSDRVFIQPSFLISMFKTIVRHDLVQQLEGISRDLLMQEGALVKQKFTWVDDLRCKGILHNAAMRILLRRELEKLVEDDDDLVGEVVGTKREEGMILTLLQHFEVCLPALVRSPLNPQAPEFIPGEKQWESAGEAKRDPDGACLFPIYLKDDLIVCHKWGEDKQDDLSVHMYFLPEIPHGFFHRVIIATCSLYQTHWVGRQQCLLCCGNRLALVREKNKDGDPFIELRCRRPEKDEEFRQLWDLILALMSKLFALSRQWPGLTQQVHTPCPERGCLHYFTWRDWEELNNTDFYNLVKEEKLVCQGGHTRRTELIFPKHK, encoded by the exons ATGGCCTCTGGACATG GAAACAGCTGGGAGCAGTGGGACCTGTCAGGACAGAAACTGAAGTCCCTTCCTCAGGACCTTGTAACACATGTTACATGTGTGGATTTACAGAGGAACAAACTGAAACGGGTCACCGGTATCTCCCGATTCACCCGCCTGATGGAGCTTAATCTCTCCAGGAACAAGATAGTGGAGATTTCTCTGGAAATGCACAACCTGCACACACTAGAGACACTCTACCTTAACCAGAACAACATCAGATCCATTCCAGAGGGAATCTTCCCACGTCTTAGGAGGTTAAAGTTCTTAAATATCAGTGCTAATCGCTTGGCCAGGCTTCCCTCAGATATAAACCAGTGCACCAGTATCACCTACCTGGACCTTTCCAAGAACTGCCTGCAAAACATCCAACCACTAGTTGGTCTCCCAAATTTGAAAGAGCTTTTTGTTGAGAAGAATCTACTGTCCGAGCTCCCGTCCCAGCTGTtccaaaacagcagctgtgagctgATGGTGTGCAAGGCCACGGGGAACCCACTGAGGTGCCCACCAGAGGAGGTCTGTGCTGGAGGGGTCAAGGACATCCAGAGCTACTTCCTCCAAATGGAGGAGAACCCAAACACATGCAGTTCCTGGACAGTGAAGACCATGTTCCTGGGCTCCTCCATGGCAGGGAAGTCCACACTCTGCCGCAGCCTGAGGGAAGGGAAGCCTGTGACCATGGCAGTGGAGGACCGGACACAGGGAATTGAAATCAGCCAACTCTACACCCAAGAAGTCCGTTTCCTTTTCTGGGACTTTGCAGGGCAGGAGGAGTACTACCTGACACACCATGTCTTCATCACACCACGAGCCCTTGTCATCCTCACCATTGATTTATCCAG CTACAGCATTGTAGACCCACATTCTTTCAAAGACCAACTGTGCTTCTGGATAAACAACATACAGCTGCGTGTGCCAGACTCTGTGGTCCTGCTGGTGGGAACACACTGCGACCAGTGCAGAGaccaggaggaggtgatggacaAGAAGAGAGACATAGAGGAGAAGGTCAAAACCATGTTGGCAAACAGAAGGGTGGTTTTAAAACACCAGAAGAAAAAcctggaagaaaacaaagaccTCTTTCTCTTTACGGACCAGCTGGACAAGCTGGACTGTCTTTTGGAATACAATCTGAAG GTTCTGGATCTTGTAGCCATTGACTGCACAAAGTCGGAGGATATTGCAAAACTCAGGAGTCATATTTTGACATGCATTCAGTCAGAGAGAGTGTTCCTTTGTTCTGAGAGCATCTTACCCAAAAGTTACGAAGAGGTGGAGCAAGCCATTCATATACTTGTTGCACTAGACGAAATTCCCCAACATG GTATTGTTCTTCTTGACGAACTGAGTGATTTAATTCTCAACCATGTTAAACTGAGCAGAGAGAGTCTCCACTCTATCTTGCGATTCCTCTTGCGATATCTGCACCGGATCGGCGTGATCATTTGGTACGAAGACATCCGTGTACTCAGTGACAGAGTGTTTATCCAGCCATCGTTCCTCATCTCAATGTTCAAG ACCATTGTGAGACATGATctggtgcagcagctggaggggaTCTCCAGAGACCTTCTCATGCAGGAGGGGGCTCTGGTGAAACAGAAGTTCACCTGGGTGGATGACTTGAGGTGCAAAGGCATCCTGCACAACGCAGCAATGCGCATCTTGCTGCGCAGAGAGTTGGAGAAACTGGTGGAGGACGATGACGACTTGGTCGGAGAGGTGGTGGGAACCAAAAGGGAGGAAGGCATGATCCTCACCCTGCTGCAGCACTTTGAGGTCTGCCTCCCAGCTCTCGTTAGAAGTCCTCTGAACCCTCAAGCGCCAGAGTTCATCCCTGGTGAGAAACAATGGGAGTCAGCCGGGGAAGCCAAGAGAGATCCAGATGGAGCCTGCCTCTTCCCCATCTACCTGAAGGACGACCTCATAGTGTGCCACAAGTGGGGTGAGGACAAGCAAGATGACCTCAGTGTTCACATGTACTTCCTTCCTGAGATTCCTCATGGCTTCTTCCACAG GGTGATCATCGCGACGTGCTCCCTGTACCAGACTCACTGGGTGGGGAGACAGCAgtgtctcctctgctgtgggAACAGACTGGCTCtggtgagagagaaaaacaaagacggAGATCCGTTCATAGAGCTACGCTGCAGGAGACCTGAGAAGGATGAGG aGTTCCGCCAGTTGTGGGACCTGATCTTGGCTTTGATGTCCAAGCTGTTTGCGCTGTCCAGGCAGTGGCCAGGGCTGACTCAGCAGGTGCACACACCTTGTCCAGAGAGAGGCTGCCTACATTACTTCACCTGGAGGGACTGGGAGGAGCTCAACAACACTGACTTCTACAACCT